From Rhododendron vialii isolate Sample 1 chromosome 7a, ASM3025357v1:
AAGGAAATAAGTCGGGGGCATGAGGTAATCATCAAAAATCTCGGAGCCCATGGAGACGTTCGCGTCCCATGGCATCATTCCACATTATTATGAGTTCTTTATAACCAAGGAGAGTTAAGGTTTAGAGTCTAGTCAGCATTGAGAAAACCAACTGGGTAGGTATGTTAGACCTTTGATATTTTCAACTGTCATGGAAGTCAGCGAACTCAAATGAGTATAACTTGCACTTTCATCACCCACTTCAAAATTGCGAAATGTGTTCGGAATCAAAACCTTGTTGAGAGACAATGAGATGAGTGAATCAAAGTCAAACGTATTCCTCACTTCATTTACCTCTTAAAGGCCCCGAAAACCATGCGACCTTCACCAGCGGACACTCCTCAATCTCCAACTTCTTAAGCGGGGAGGATTACTTGGCAATTTTTGCAAAAGCTTGGGGTATTTATTAATGAACAGTTCTGACAAGTGAGCAAATGCTTGAGCTCCATTGACTACAAAAGGAGACCATTCTTCCCAATTAGGCATGTCATCAAAGGTCAAAATCTCCAGAGATggaaaaagatttgattaaCCCAACCCATAGAACTCAAGTCCGACCTACTCTACTTCATTCATCCCTTGAATGTAGACTTTTGCAAGTGATGGTAACTAACCCTAATGGGGGTAAGGAAATGCTTTTTTCACAATTCAGGAACTTGAAGGAGACCATCTTCGAGAACGAAGAGTTTCCAACCCAAGTCGGAATTCTTCTACCATGGTAACCACTAATGGTAAGCTCATTCAAGTTATCGTGAGGTTCAAGCATGTCAAGAATTTCTAATTCAACATTTCCATTGCGAGAATGATCCGAGGAGATACTCCACTTTAGAAATAGCACATCTAAGACTTGTTTATCTTTCAAGTTGACCCTCCTAGCATCTAGAGCATCCGCCACATCCTCCAATCCTGATATGCAAATTGTCCCTCTAAGATGAATCAAGCTGCCCAACTCAGATATTTTAgacccatcacctttgccaacAATAAAGTTTGATAATGTTTACAGACTTGTCATTTACCCATTTTTTGTGGCATTTCTTGGAACGAATTTGCACCAGTAATATCGAGATGACGCA
This genomic window contains:
- the LOC131332561 gene encoding putative disease resistance protein At3g14460, whose translation is MSSKTFASDGNYPNGGKEMHFSQFRNLKEAIFEKEEFPTQVEILLPCNKKTKEVNKIASVCRQLGDGSKISELGSLIHLRGTICISGLEDVADALDARRVNLKDKQVLDVLFLKWSISSDHSRNGNVELEILDMLEPHDNLNELTISGYHGRRIPTWVGNSSFSKMVSFKFLNCEKSISLPPLGLVTITCKSLHSRDE